catgttgtaggacacatgttgccaggggCACAGTGCCAGCTTGAGTGGTAGAGGAGGAATTGGAGCATACTTTGGTTTCCAAATTTGTTGGCAagtttcacaggaatccacatgccagtaggtgtcTACTTGTATCCCTGGCCAGTAATAATTCCATGAAACCAGTTCTAGGGTGCATTGCCATTCTGGGTGTCCCACCAATGGGTTGTCATGGAGAACCCTCAACAAGTCTGTTTGTAAGGTGCCAACATCCAGGACCATGAtgtgtccttggtagaagagtaagCCAGCCTCCATTTGGTAGTCCTTAAATGCTTGTTTGATGGACAGGGGTGCCTTGACTTGTTCTGAAGGAATGtaaggatttcctccagggatttgtcttggtctaggcTGGCCTTGATCAGGTGCTGtagttccttttctggtaGTACTAAGGcaatgttggcaaatacagggtctGGGAGCATTGTTTGAGTGGCACAGGGAATATCAGCTGGATTGGAGCAGCAGGAGAGTGCATCTGGTTTACCAGACTGTTTTCCTGGTTGGTATACAATGTGGAAATTGTATCTGGCTAACAgaaggtgccattgtgcatggcagCAATGAACATGCAAGATTCCTTTCAATATTCTAAGTTCCTATGGTTGGTGAACACAGTGACAGGATGTTGGGtaccttccaagaatatgtGCCAATACTCAAAAGAACAGATGATTGCtagtagttccttgttgtgagTATTGTAGTTTTGTTCTGTGCCTTTGAAGGATTCTGATAGGAAACCCAGGGGGTGTAGTTGTCTGTCCTCTTGGCATTGGCTAAGAATGGATCCCAAAGCAGCACCAGATGTGTTGGTTTCTAAGAAGTAGGGTTTACTAGGATCTGCATTAGCCAGtacaggggcattggtgattGCTCCCTTGAGACTGTCACATGCCTCCTGCTCCTTTGAGTCCATCTCCATGGTATATCCTTTTTCACTAGGTTATGGAGAGGACAGGCCATATGACTAAAGTTGGCCACAAACTGTtgtaggaaattggcaaaacctAGGAAGGACTGGACCTccttgtcctagacatctgtaaggatgtcaaggcagcaggtgcTTACAGCCATGTGGGATACAAGTAAGAACCACTTAATGCAGTGAGGATGCTACAtacaacaacaactaactTTACTACAGCAACCAGCATCTTATGGACAGcagcaagctatctaagtacaatgtagaggctgcttaaggcagtgtggatGTAGCTAACTAAGTGTTACTGGGCatagggcccttgtacaatgtgatGAAGCatcaagaggtaattgacctgggtgttaccatggttggttggcctccttatctATTACAGAGTGCAAGCTATTTGCAATTATACATATCAAATATCATATCCAAtgagaaccctgctctgactgcagccttactcatgcatacatgtcactgatgtgtcataatgatgccATCAGGTGGACCTGGCTACTTATGAtgagtaagcatggatggggacatggcttggtgcttagcataagatataagcaccaaggtcacatgattgaaaatgttgtctgtttgtgttagtttaaatttgagaaaatgggaatgaATTctctggtatcaagtgtgtctacaacatccATGACCTTGGTGGGCATAGGCCAATCCTgaactgcctggattttgagtttatccaaACTGAATCCCTCATCAGAAACAACAATCCCCAGGTATTCTACCAAAGTCACATGGAATGTGCACTTTGATGCTTTGCAGAAAAACTGGTTTTCCATCAGGCAGCATAGGACTTCATGGACATGTTTAGAGTGGTTGGCATCATTTTTGGAGTAGATCAAGATATCATtgaggtagatgatgacacaGACATCAAGcaagtccttgaacagtttgttcatgaagtgctggaaggcaGCATGGgcatttgtcaggccaaaggtcataaccagTGATTTGTATAACCTGTACTTGGCCCagaaggcagttttccatttgttgccttccttgacttggatgttgttgtaaccccatcttaggtccagcttggtgaagatcttggcaccacagagctggtgtcctagatgtctgtaaggggcatcaaggcagcaggtgcttgtggccatatgtaACTAAGTGAAAACCACATAAGGTGGTGGcaatgctacctacaacaactaactacctaaatacaatgaccaaggccataagggcaatggcaagctatgtatctacaatgagcaagttgcttaaggcaacaagtacaggtgggaCTTAGTGGTTACTggccttaagggccttgtacagtgtggggatgcaacaagaggtaattgacctgggtgttaccatggttggttggcctccttataaaTTACAGAGcatagctaattacaaatataaaatatgcaaaaccataaccaataagaaacctgctctgcagttggccttactcatgcacatgtgtcactgacatgtcatgatgacatcataggtggaggtggctatgtgtgatgggtaagtgcagatggggacatggcttggtgcttagtgCATGATATAAGTACCAATGtcacatgattaaaaatgttgtctgtttgcctttgtttaaatccaagaaattaggaataaattcccttggtatatgtgtgtgtACAacagctgggccatgaggtcattgGGATGGGGTAAAGGGTAGATGTTCTTCTTAGTTCAGTTATTCAATTGgcagtagtcaacaaccaattggcaggaaccatccttctttgGCACAAACATTACAGGGGAACTGTCACAACCtactccattctttccatgagtcctgaccttgtcaagcctccaacacactcatgttgcacgcCAAcgtgaccgcaagcacgcatatactcgcacatatgcagtcagaacctccgagttcctacatataagagacttatggtcaacatggctggacttagtgatattctctaagtccaggtcacatgacctcccccccccagtcctttatcaaatactatactaaactactacagatttgaggtggggggggatgacataatctcttctataataatgtaatattcagaccttgcccatgggctcccttaacattggcctgcagcaagggggcagggggagtgcaacatctcCCAGCAACTTATGTTATTAATATAAGGCTGGCAACAGCTGGTTTGTGCAGGTGTGCCTGGCCAGATCTGGCCCTGACCTGCTCCTAGCAGGTTGGACTAGTAACACTCCTGTAAAATAGATAAAATTGTATATACTTCTTGACAAAAGTGCaggtatatacatattaAATCAATAAGTCCAGTTAGTTTGGTCAAAAACAAGTGGGTTTTGGTGCAATTTTCATTATCAGTTCTTATTGGCCTCAGGGCAACGCAGATAAGTACAGCCACAGCACAGCCACAGGTCAAGGTTGATTGGCCAAAGGTGCAGAGGGAGTCTGGGGTCATGAATGGTTGTTGTCAGTGATTTCTTTGTCTTCAAAAAACTTGGCACATGCTTCCATTTTGTCCATTATACTCTCAGGAAGTACACAGTGGCTATGATACTTTTTAGTAGCCCATGCAGCCTGTTGGCCATTTAATCCATGCCTGTAAGCATCAATGAATCAAAGCAACCAATCCAAAACCTGCATGTATTGTAACAGAATAGTTGAGCTCTTCATTATAGTATATTTAAGAACACATACCTTTGAATTGACTCTAATGGGACTGAATTTAAAGATGCCACCATATTTGCCTTGATTTCAGGTTCACTCCTTGGACAGAGCATTTGTCAATAGCAGTGCTTTGCATATCCCCAGCATTGTTCAATTGGATTGAGTTTGCAATGAAATTTTGGGAGGAACAATACTCAACAGCCATATGATTCTGCAATTTCTTCAAGTATTGACTTCTGGTTAGCAAAATCTGGCTGATTGAATAGTACATGGCATGCACAACATTCTTGGGGACCTGGGGGACATCAAAATTTTGGGCACTGGAGGTTTAGATGCCCAGCTtcaatttcccactttcTCAATATGTTTACAATCCCTTTAAACTCTCCAGGATGATTGGGGTGATCCATTGGGTAATACAACAGTTGGGGAGTACCGTTAGCCAATTGTGCATCACCCATTGGAATCTTCTTGGTTTTATTTGGACCAGCCTCCAGATCTGGTACAACAACTCCAAAATTTTGGATGGCCCAAGTGTCATCTTTGTTGCACTTGGGGCATTATCTCTTTGCTTGGTATGTGTAGTTGTGTTGTTGTATACAAAGACTAATTCATGACCTGGAAATTCCTCACATGCTGCTTTGATGCTGCATACAAGTTGTTTGCAGACCAGTGGGTTGTTTATAAACCTATCTCTTGAGTTCCCAGGACAAAGAATGACCTCTGGGTTTTTATCTCTATGAATTTAATGGAATTAAGTTGGTTTATGTGTTCAAATGACTAGCCATACTCACGGGTCATTGTTTTGGAGCCATCCATTTGTTGAAACATACCCAGAATACATGTATGATTGCCCCACACCTTTTGCAACAGGCTGTGGAGTCTCATTGTCTCCCACCCACTAGGAATCAATTTGTTGGTTGTTCCCATAATATATAACCTTGTTGTGCATAAATACTGCAATGGGTTTTTCTCCTGGCTCTAAGGTTGGCAGGATCCTTTCCATAGTTTTTCAATCCCatttttccatttgttgctcCAATTTAGTCCATTCTGGGATGAATATATTGTTGCAGTAATTGATAACATCTTTGCGTTCATGACCATCAACATATTGACATTTGAGTTCTTTTCTCCATTTATAACCTAGCTTTTTCTTCATCCAGTGTTGTATTGTTTGCAATGATGGGACGTTTTCTATCTTGGAACAATCTTTGACCTCTGGGTGCAATAAGTATAGTATTGCATCTTCAGCTTTGATATGTTTCCCAAGACTGCGTAGATGACTTTTTACCTCTGTATATAGATCTTTGTCATGAAATATTGTAGTGCTGCATGTGTTTCCATACCGGTTACCTGGCAGGCACTCACTTTCCATGTACAAACAAAGAAATTGTCAAACTGATTTTCCATATGACATTGCATGACCAGTAGCAATGGCGCCAGTGTCTGTTGCATCTGTGAAATTTTGCTTTGTATCTTTGCTACAGGATAGTTGCAGACCAGCTAGCATAGCTTCCATCTGTCAACAAAGTGTCTGATCCATCAAAGTACTGGCTTGTTGTGCATCAAATTCAGCTTCTAATTGATCTAAAGCATTTCTGGCAATATCTGGAGTGATTGGTGCATTCTTCCACAAGAGAACTGGTGGCTCTGGTTATACAACAATGGACAAAATCTTAAGTAAAATTCACTCTACTGTCACTACACAATCACCTTGAGGGGTGTCTTTGTTCTCATTATTTTTGTTTGAACTTTCAATACTATCTAAAAGGCTTGCATATTGTTGAATTGAGCCAGCAAACCTGGTTTGCTGTGCATAACTACTAGCCCACAAACCTAGAGGTTGAAGTGAGTATTGTTATTACCTTGCAGACTCCTTATAAGAGGCTTACACCAGATGTTTCAGCACTTACTTGTTGTATTCAACTCATGATTTAACTGGGCTTTTGTATTGTCAGCCTGGTTTAGCAGCACCACatttgggattggaggatCAGCTGCTGATGGTAACAATCCACTGTTGATGGTTGAATTTGTATATTCTCTATCTGTCCTTGCTGTATTACTGTTCTCAATAGCTTTGTAAACTTCTTTCTGGTTTGAATCCTCCTGTAGACTTGACAAAAAGCCTGCATTTGTCTCTGCTTTGGCTTTTATTTTCTGCAGCCCAAGTTACTTGAATTAAATAAATTGTGCCAATAAATTGACAAGTCAAACCTTGAATGTCCTAGCGTAAGCTACACTCTTCTTCTGAgacttcctcttctttgatTCAACACCCATCTTGCCAACTGATCAATGAACTACGTGTTCAACCAACGTCCCTTTAAGAGTCAGAGGGACCCCAGACTCCCTCTGTGCCTTTGGCCAATCAACCTTGACCCGTGGCTGTGCTGTTGCTGTACTTATCTGCATTGCCCTGAGGCCAATAAGCACTGATAATGAAAATTGCACCAAAACCCACTTGTTTTTGACCAAACTAACTGGACTTATTGATttaatatgtatatatgtgcaCTTTTGTCAAGAAATAATACAATTTCATCTATTTTACAGGAGTGTTACTAGTCTGACCTGCTAGGAGCAGGTCAGGGCCAGATCTGGCCAGGCACACCTGCACAAACCAGCTGTTGCCAGCCTTATTattgtgcatcatatatactatatatatctttgacagtggatatatatggtgaTAACCCCtacagatatgggttatgacattgaaaacaagctgcttacctatacccagtatatatacttatatatgtgtatatgtattgcctataaGGGATatagggatgactaatgcccctacatcaatgatgcacaacatattgtcccaacaacacaacttcagattaccatttatggtaactcaccttcctaattaggaaagagacataacttgaagaagactttcaagacaaatagagactaagcaacctagacttaccaaaaatggcaatcccctttccaaattaggaaagaagatgaaatggatggatgactaagcttagttgGCCAAACTTTGATGAGTCAGCAGacaaatcacatgatcaactcattgatgacaaatcaagtatgactaagcatgatgACaattgcttagtcagcaattACTCAACTCAGCcacaagtcacatgactgtGGTTATGAATGATTAGTCACCAAGTACTATctgcactgccacaatcacatgttGATGGCTGTGCTCAATCTCTGGGTAAAACCAGGCCAGCTTGAGGAATAGAATTaccatataaggaaattggatgagtcatactgatgttgtggctgtgcatgccaagagtATGACTCATACTTAAGTGGTGCTCCATgtgatcatgtgctaaaaaAAGAACCAACTCTGCCAAGTCCtcatgttgtacaccactgtaaggtgggtacttgctaatagggtgggtacttggggctgtactactacagacaatgcttatgtaatctactctaaaggctatactactagcacGTAAGGTgctctactactaactattgtcaacaagggggccttaggcctgggaggtgtgatgagtaaacTGAGTGGGGATAAGTGTCTGGACTACTgaggggccagctacttagctggctgactaccttctctaatgagtaagagacaaggtaaaattgacttggggtctccaagcaatttccctgctgtatatatagaagtatgggcactatctacatggtctgtgcatgtgggaaaagaagtacatgtgtgaaataagaagtgtgctgagggctgcacagaagcatggatttcttctaagcacccttggcacggcatctcggcgcggcatctcggcataataagcgccgagatcacgtgatcaaaaaccataagataaagggttcgtaaaaaatagtgaaaatatcagaaaaatcgtccgaatccagtggtataggtaaggaggttataacattgccccccccttaaaggctcttggtggagtcacaagcctttctgagtctagcttggttgaagtgcttgatctcttcttggctatgTTCCAGTagctcttctggttcccaggagttaTCTTCTGGGctgtatcccttccatttgataaggtagaaccattttccctgcTGTCTTTTTGAATCAAGGATCTGTTCCACTTTGTActcctcctctccttctatAGTTTCAGGAGGAGGGCATTCTGGGAACAGCTGGCTTGGAGATTCATGAGATTTGGACAGTAatcccacgtagaagacgttgtgaaTTTTCAGGGATTCCAGAAGTTTTAAGTGGTAGGCATGGCTGGAAATCTTCTTGGTGACTTCAAAGGGACCTAGGTGTTTGGGATCTAGTTTGTTGGAATTGGTTCTGAGCTCCATGTTCTTTCCGTCTAGCCAGACCTTTTTGCCAATTGAGTATTCTGGTATTGTTCCTTTCTCCCTGGACATtctttccttgctcattcttaGGGCTgctttggcttctttccattctttaGCCAGGGTGTCTGCTACTTGATCTGCCTCTGGAACATTGGATGGAACATTGGATGGCTTCATTActgggtttcttccatagaccaactcaaagggggtttttcctGTGGCTGTGTGTTTGGTGTTATTGTACACGTATTCCACCAAAGGCAACCAAGCAGCCCAGTCTGAATGATCAGCAGCTATGTAGGAGCAAAGATAGAACttgatgaactggttcaccctttctgtctgtccatctgattCAGGGTGATATGCAGAGGAAAATGCCAgtttgactccaagttgTTTGTAGAGAGCTCTTAGGAACTTTCCGGTGAAGGTTGTTCTGCGGTCTGAGATTGTCTTGACCAGTAACCCATGAAGTTTCCAGACATGGGTAATAAAACAAATCCGCAAGtcccttggctgtgaccttttttgaggtaggaatgaagtggccaaacttggagaaggagtctaTGATTACCAAGATTGCATCCTGTCCCTGCAACTTGGGGAATCCTGTGGTAAAGTCATAGGAAATTGTATGGAACAGAAATGGaggaacttctaagggtttgagggcaatgaccagtgCGTGGGGGCAGCAATTGGCCTGACATGTGGGGCAGCAcccaacccattccttggcagaGGATTTCTGTAACTATCtcaagttcctcttctgacgtATTGGCAAAAACCTTGGCTGGGatcatgacttctggttccgtAGGGGTGTCAATATAATTGGATCTCCTGGATAatgcatctggttttcctaATTGTTTTCCAGGTCAATAGTgaatctcaaaattgaagtcacTCAGGAAAATGCACCATTGGGCATGTCTCCAATTAAATGTCTgagcctgcatccaatattccgaGTTTCTGTGATCCATGAATacctggattggtctgtccgttgcCTCTAGGAAGatttgccattcctccaatgccttgataattgccagaagctccttattgtgtgtATTGTAGTTAGCCTCTGCTCCTGAaaaggatttggacatataggctACTGGGTGGAGGCAATTATCCTTTCCtctttggctgagtatggctcccatggctacccctgatgcatctgtttcaaggtaataAGGTAGATCTGGGTTTGAATGGATAAGGACTggtgactgggtgacaagggacttcaattcctggaatgcttcctcttccaggTTACTCCATGACCAgggagtttccttttttgtgaggttgtgAAGTGGGTGTGCCACAGAACTGAGGTTGGGAATGAATTGAcagaggtagttgacaaatcctaggaaggcctgaacCTGTTTGACAGTTCTAGGTGTAGGCCATGAAGTAACAgcttcaatcttcttctggtctgTGGAAAAACCAGAAGGGGAAATGACAATGCCTAGGTAGTCAACTGTAGTGACGTGAAAGTGGCATTTTGACAGTTTGCAAAACAGTTGATTTTCCATTAGGTGTGATAGGACCTCTCTGACGTGGCTAGGATGGTCCTTGgggttttctgagaagattaATATGTCATCTAAATAGATCACCACTGAGACATCAATCAAGTCCCTGAACAGGTCAATCATAAAATACTGAAATGCTGCAGGGGCATTTGTGAGACCAAACAGCATAACCAAGTACTCAAACAAGCCATATTTTGTGTGGAatgcagttttccatttgtccccttctttgatttggacgttgttgtatccccagcGTAAGTCAAGCTTGGTGAATATCTTGGTGTGTCTTAAtttagccatgaggttgtcctgccttgggagtgggtacACATTCTTGTGGGTTACATCATTGAGTTTTTGATAATCCACAACTAGCCTAAGGGAACCATCcacctttttgacaaacataacTGGTGCGCCTGccaaggaggtactagggcagatcttgcctgttTTTAACTCTTCATCAATGTGCTGTTTGAGTGCCTTGGACTCTGCATCAGTAATGCCATATATTGGGCCAGGAGAGAGTTTAGCATTGGGAGTGAGATCAATCAAgatgtcatattccctgtgtGGTGGGAGGACTTtaaactcttcttccccaaataccttagtGAATTCATGATATTGGTTAGGGAGATCCGTTAAGGGATttgggtctgcttcttcctcagaggcaatctgTACTTGCTTGGGGAAGGTTACTAggccctgttgccaatcaatcaagggggaTTCTGttgtgagccatgtcatgccaaggatagCCAAGGTGTTGCCTATTGGGCagacaaggaaaggaatggaacGTGTGTgaccattggccaaaaccgcaagttgaacctggtgccaaatgcaaccagtctgggagattgtaccatctagcattctcacaacttgtggatttttgagttgggtttttggaattttgtatgtttccacaatcaagggggagatgaaattcaatgtggctccagagtcaatgagggttttcAGGGGTTCTGCTGGGGAATTCTGGATGTGTAGGTTGATGAACAGTGGTTTTTTGTTTGAATCAAGACCAAcagtgtcataacccatatctggaggggttattaccatatatatccactgtcaaagatatatatagtatatatgatgcacagtgatatattaagaatataagttgctgggggacattgcactacCCCCACCCCCTAgctgcgggccaatgttaatgcctgcaGGTTAGGTCTGGataatataatattatagaagagattatgtcatccccccccacctcaaatccgtagtagtagtatagtatttgataaaggactggagggggggaggtcatgtgacctggacttagagaatatcactaagtccagccatgttgaccataagtctcttatatgtgggaacctgaggtctctgagtgcataagtgcgagtatatgcgtgtttccggtggccgtagtgtgtaccatgagtgccctggtatgtgaatagagggcacaataggggtgtggctcatgacatgTGCCCCCCTTTTGCGCCTCTTTAGGGACTTGAAGAGGTGCATATCTGTTAGAGTGAGACACACTCATATAAGCAGGTTTCCCCTTTATTGTCCTCTTTTCTTTCCTGGGGTTTTGATTTCAGGAGGTAGAGGCCCATCAGGGAACTCCTTTTTGAATCTCTCCATAATCTCAGGCAGTTGAGCAATCTTTTCAGCCCTCTCCATGGTATCCTCTAGctcatcatatcctttccatctgACCTGATATCTCACCCTCCTTGTCCTTTTTCCATGCCACAATCTTTTCCACTTCatactcctcttctcctGCCTCTGTTATGATGGGGGGAGGTTTCACCTATCTTCTGTGGAAGTCAGTGTCCTCTTTGAAGGGAGCCAGGAGGTTGAGAtggaagacattgtggatttttatGGTATTAGGAAGGTCTAGTCTGTAGGCATGGGATGAGATTTTTTCAGTGATAGTGAAGGGTCCAGCTTTCTTGTTGTCCAGTTTCTTTGCAGGTCTCTTTGTTTGGATATGGTGGTCATTAGCCACACTTTATCtcctactttgtattcctgtctggGTGCTATTTCCTTTGCTTTGTGGAACTCCATGGAGGCCTTGACTTCATCCCAGATTAGTTCCATTTGTGTGGTCATATCTTCTGCATGTGGTACA
This genomic interval from Rhizoctonia solani chromosome 11, complete sequence contains the following:
- a CDS encoding Retrotransposable element Tf2 protein, whose translation is MEMDSKEQEACDSLKGAITNAPVLANADPSKPYFLETNTSGAALGSILSQCQEDRQLHPLGFLSESFKGTEQNYNTHNKELLAIICSFEYWHIFLEGILHVHCCHAQWHLLLARYNFHIVYQPGKQSGKPDALSCCSNPADIPCATQTMLPDPPRPRQIPGGNPYIPSEQVKAPLSIKQAFKDYQMEAGLLFYQGHIMVLDVGTLQTDLLRVLHDNPLVGHPEWQCTLELVSWNYYWPGIQVDTYWHVDSCETCQQIWKPKYAPIPPLPLKLALCPWQHVSYNMIVDLPKDSNCDSILVIVDSFNKYVILVECLKKLKALELTDLFLCHIWKRQGVLDTYKIPLLKDNGSNYTAWKFRQTMVLCMQKLLSIATGAEPAPVALTSKEAKDSIKVSQQAEKMAKWKQRDNKAFLQITLNMEDGVMNNIVDTTLANKAWTRIIKRWEGKGMQLLSFLYQQLMSTKLRKKRTLPPGSI
- a CDS encoding Reverse transcriptase (RNA-dependent DNA polymerase), which translates into the protein MATSTCCLDAPYRHLGHQLCGAKIFTKLDLRWGYNNIQVKEGNKWKTAFWAKYRLYKSLVMTFGLTNAHAAFQHFMNKLFKDLLDVCVIIYLNDILIYSKNDANHSKHVHEVLCCLMENQFFCKASKCTFHVTLVEYLGIVVSDEGFSLDKLKIQAVQDWPMPTKVMDVVDTLDTREFIPIFSNLN
- a CDS encoding Retrotransposable element Tf2 protein, whose protein sequence is MGYDTVGLDSNKKPLFINLHIQNSPAEPLKTLIDSGATLNFISPLIVETYKIPKTQLKNPQVVRMLDGTISQTGCIWHQVQLAVLANGHTRSIPFLVCPIGNTLAILGMTWLTTESPLIDWQQGLVTFPKQVQIASEEEADPNPLTDLPNQYHEFTKVFGEEEFKVLPPHREYDILIDLTPNAKLSPGPIYGITDAESKALKQHIDEELKTGKICPSTSLAGAPVMFVKKVDGSLRLVVDYQKLNDVTHKNVYPLPRQDNLMAKLRHTKIFTKLDLRWGYNNVQIKEGDKWKTAFHTKYGLFEYLVMLFGLTNAPAAFQYFMIDLFRDLIDVSVVIYLDDILIFSENPKDHPSHVREVLSHLMENQLFCKLSKCHFHVTTVDYLGIVISPSGFSTDQKKIEAVTSWPTPRTVKQVQAFLGFVNYLCQFIPNLSSVAHPLHNLTKKETPWSWSNLEEEAFQELKSLVTQSPVLIHSNPDLPYYLETDASGVAMGAILSQRGKDNCLHPVAYMSKSFSGAEANYNTHNKELLAIIKALEEWQIFLEATDRPIQVFMDHRNSEYWMQAQTFNWRHAQWCIFLRKPDALSRRSNYIDTPTEPEVMIPAKVFANTSEEELEIANCCPHALVIALKPLEVPPFLFHTISYDFTTGFPKLQGQDAILVIIDSFSKFGHFIPTSKKTISDRRTTFTGKFLRALYKQLGVKLAFSSAYHPESDGQTERVNQFIKFYLCSYIAADHSDWAAWLPLVEYVYNNTKHTATGKTPFELVYGRNPVMKPSNVPSNVPEADQVADTLAKEWKEAKAALRMSKERMSREKGTIPEYSIGKKVWLDGKNMELRTNSNKLDPKHLGPFEVTKKISSHAYHLKLLESLKIHNVFYVGLLSKSHESPSQLFPECPPPETIEGEEEYKVEQILDSKRQQGKWFYLIKWKGYSPEDNSWEPEELLEHSQEEIKHFNQARLRKACDSTKSL